GCCAGGGGAACTCATCCCTCTCTTACGGGGGTCTTAGATAAGATACAAACCATTAGAATAAACATGCTATTCCCTAAGGCAAGAAAGGGAACTCATCTCCTAGCTTCACTATGGTCTATAGGCGTCTTAGTCTTTCATCACAGGGTGAACTCCTTCCCAAGGACGGATCCAGGATTTTAAATTAGTGGGGGCAAATTAAATGCGtaaaataataagaataaagtgcaaaaatacccataatgTTTATAGCTagtagcaattttatccttaatgtctataatagtacaattttatccctaacattggcCGCCAAGAGTCATCTCCcttttaaagataaaattgctcttgactataAACAGTAAAAGTAtattttacaccttatcctaataaaaaattataaaaataaattttatggttCATCACATCTGCAAAACTGCATATATCCAAGTTTAATAGTATAAAaacaagggtaaataatttattagtcccctattttttacctaacatactgtttaattttttattttaaaaaacacattttaatgTCTCTATCTTTTGCCGATATTAACCATTTAGtccttttgtctatttttttagatttgtaaccgaacatatcttagctttcaagACAGCCATAACACAATACAAAATgatcatgttactctgttattttatatttgtctgcttatgccaaatataacggttacaagtctaaaagataaaatgatcaaaaggttaatattggcaaaagtgAAACCTTATAATGTGTGTAGGagaactaaacaatatattagataaaaattagggactaataaattatttacccgaTAAACAAATACCTTTTGTTACTCTCAGTTAGCAAACATAAGAGTTTGAATTAAAATGTTAGGGTATATTTATcttttcaatttatttatttatttatattaatttatttttaattatatattttctcAACATAACCATCTTTCTCTTCCCAGAGCTAGCTTCTCATACTTTATTAATTTCTCTTCCCAGACTCATACTTTATTAATTTCTCTTCCCAGAGCTAGCTTCAAGTTACATCAGTGGGAATTTTTAGGGATAAAAGAAGAAACCAATAGGAAAGCAatcattttaaatataatttatagatTCAAAAATTGTGTGATGCATAAAAGCGAGATTAGAACCACGCGATAAAAAGTACATGGTGGATTGCTTCCTGCCCTGACAAAGCTCTCTATATAAGAattctttcttttcttatttctttaaaATGAAACGACGTCGTTCCACACTTAAGTGAAACGATGTCGTTTCAATTAGTTGtgttttaaaaaagaaaagaaaatataaacaGGTCATCTTCAACCTTTTGTTCGAGTTTCAGGGGGGCAATTTGCAGAAAAACCTTCCCAACCCAAACAATGGCTGAAATGGTATCTGGGCataatttttttcctaaaatccAGTGGGGCAAGTGCCCCCATTGCCCCCACCGTAGATCCGTCCCTGCTCCTTCCCCTCCACTCATCTCCTATTCTAAGAAAAGACGTCTGGGGATATCAGTTTAGCAAAAATTGCAATGTTATAAGAGAAGTAAATTTAAATAAGataaattaaatagaaaaactAAATAGTAtcagaaagaaaggaagaatccTGCGGATTGCAGACTCTTCACTTGGTTATCCAGGCACAGACAATTACAAAGAAGTCAAAACATTCTTATTGCCAACAcatctaaaaaaaacaaaatggcgacattacaaaaataaattccaGGGCAGCCAAAAAAAAACCTGCAATCTAATTGGTAATGATGTGAAAAACAAACATCCATACAAAATTTTAATGTACAAAACAGCAGAGCTACCTTTTTATAACCATTCATCAACGCTTTACCCATTGGAAACTCTTTCTTGCTTTTGCTTTTCCTGGTTTTTTCCTTTCCACCACACGTGGATCTCTCGTCAAGAATCCACCTGCTCAAACATACACATAATTAATGTGAAATATATAGACCACATAACACAATTATCCATTTTGACACCCATATTTCCTGGACTAAACCATTACCAATGCAcaagtaatttaattttaaaccaTACCAATATATACGGATTTTATCCAGAATAATGCATATTCTTCAAAAGTAATCTTGAAGGAATGTGGAAAGGCGCTTCTTGTAGTGGAAAATGCAGTTGTAACCTTTTTAAGTTGTAAGATTTATAGAATTTAAAGAGGatattatcttataattttattttgtttctctGTTTGtttcaaaatataattttaagttaagtttttaattaattCATATTGTTTGTTTTGGAAATCTCTTGAAAGCTGATCATCAACAATCTGAGAACATGGACTGTctgcttcttttattttcttttgctttttgaGATTGATTTTGTTAATTAGATTACAGTACAGACTACTGGCTGGCCAGGAAtattcacatggaccttaatgacaaagtgaatttggtcattcaccattagatgcaggcttattaaatctaagccgtAGGATGTTtcgaatctccaccttaggattctaacaagcctagatctaacagtgaatgaccaaataatGCATGGTCATTAAGGTCTATGTGATCAAAACCGACTGGTTAGTTTATCAGTTTGTTTTTCCCCATTGAATAATAGCTTAGCATTTGTTACAGAGATGACCTCTCCTATGACAGGGCTGTCTGAAAAGGCTTTTTGACCATCTTGAAATTTAGGTGCGATTCTACTTATTTTAGTTGTAGAATAATCATCTCATTTTTACTGTCCACTGTGAAAAATGAATTCAATTGTTGAGAGAACAAACTTGTGAGTAGAgtgtgttttgaaaattatTTGCAAAAGTCACTCTTATTTTCTCAAATGGAGATGGCTACTGGGAATTGTAGCTGCTGCTGCTACTTTTTTAGACTGTGGCTTAATGTTCAAACATATATAGCATAACAACCAATGGATTTAGTGGAGAAGGATTGTTGAATGAAGCATATATGCCCGATACTGCGAACTACAAGAGGTTTGCATATGATCTTTTATGCTGTTATCAGTACTTGagtatttttattatgttgTTAGAGGTTTGAGCAATGGATGGAGATCAAATGACACTTAAATTATTCATTTGAAGGTATCTGATGCCCAGGCTAGGAGAATGTCCTTGAAATTGCATCTGTTATCAGTTTTAAGTTCCTGTTTGGTCAGAGTAATTCTAGGGATTAGATGTTCTCTCTTGAGAAATAGAGTTGTTATGTTTGTGCTGTCTTTTGGTTACAGTTGAATACCTCAGGGCACTGTAGATAACATAAGGGGCAAATAGGTCATTGTAGAGAACAAACTTATGTAAAGAGTGTTTTGAACATTATTTGCCAAACTGACTCTGAAATGGAGATGACACTTCCTGTACTGGGAATAGTATAGTTGCTTAGTTATTTTGTTTCTGATCTGCTTTTTCTAATGCTTAATTAATTCCTTCCTTTCAGAAATCATTTGAAGACCCATCTCTCAGTTCTAGAGAAAGAAGACCCATTTATACATGCTTACTTTATTTAACTCTATAAGACAagatttgatttataagacactttcgttaattatatttgaaattgacttaacttgtcaacgttagggctaaaattgtacaatttagATAATAAGGGACAGAATAAATTACACAACCATGTCATAGGACCTACCAAATCGGTGTTTAAAACACCGGGTTCAAATGTAAAGAACCCAGTGATCCAATCACCGACTTCAGTAAATGTTAGATCTGAAACAACAGTGTCAGAAGTTGTGACACTGGCACTGGCACTGGCACTTGCACTGAACCCGGAGATTGAATCACATTATTCTTTACATTGAAACGGTGTTTTAAATACCGTTTTGGCACAACATTAGGACTTAAGAAATTTTTGTCATAACAGGAATTATTTTGAGAAAGAATCCAATATTTACAACATTTTGAGGGACAGAATATTTAACAGAGGAAaagtaataacaaaaaaaaaggtgCCATTTAACAATAGCAAAAATAAGGCTGAATTTAACAGGGTCTTACAAGTTTTGAGGGGAGGACGTAGATCTGGTTCCCAATTTTGCAAGGCCCTGCTGATCCCTAGTTGAATAGCTCCAACTTGACCTGCCACCATGCAAATGAGTTGTAAGTTATTTGAATATTTCACAGTTCGGTATATATGACCCAGAAAAAGGTTCAACAAATCACGAGTTTGTGACACTACAAGTAAAAAATCTAATACATGTGGAAATAAAATTGCTCAAACTCACCTGAAACACCACCTCCTTTCACAGTACAGTCAATATCCCAAAGACCCAAGGTCTTTGTTTCAGAAAATGGTCGCAAAAGGGCAGCTCGATGATCAAGCATTGGAAAATAAACATCAAATTGTTTATCGTTAACTACGAATTTTCCTTCACCAGGTTGAATCCAAACACGAGCAATACTACATTTCCTTCTTCCAGTTCCATATGCTCTACCTTTCTCATCTACTTGTCTTACTCTAGCTTTGGCAACTTCTTCCTGTTTCTGACGCTCTATTTCAGCTCTTGCTGACTTTCTTGTATTCTTTTCATAACGCATATCTTCTATTTGACTTAGAGGAGGCAATCCCTCAATTCCTTCAAAATCCTTCAAGGCAATCAAACTGTCTAGCATGTCATCTGAGATTCCTGATGCTGCAACGAGGTCTCCAAAAGCACGATTTGGACCTGCAATGAGACATATTGCTCCTTCAGTGACAATCTGTGAACTTTTACACAGTTCTATCCCACATAATTTAAACCCAAATTAAAATGTTGATAATTCAAATAGCTACAGTACAAGAAAAAGTAAATTTGAGATTCTAACTGATTATAGTGCTTAAGATTTACATATACATGAGCTAACACAATAGCAAATATTCATATACTTCATTGCACTGGCAAAATTTGGGATGCATATGCTGATCAAACTCTTCAACAAGATAACTAACACATAAATCTATAGCTTCATAGAGTCAAGCTATTAATGTTTCCATGGTGTGATTTGCCAAATAGTCATATTTCCAATTCAAATAGCCAACGCAACCAACATGCTATAATACGGAAGGAAtgcttaaatttatttattttggtgaACCACGAAGGatcaaaacaaacaacaaaacaGAACCCGACGTGCCAAGATACTGGAGAAATAATTAAATTACTAAGCCTTTGTTGTTGTTGCTACTATTTTAAGTTTCTTTAGGGTCATTGTGATGGTTCAACATGATTTTGTTCCATCTTTAGCTGCGAATTGGGATGAGAGAAATGCTTATTAAGTCTGATGAATGTACTCACAGATTACAGAAAGcttgaaaaagaaagaagaaagctcTATAGATAGGAAATCTGAATTACAATTGTTAACTGTTAACTAACCTAACCTCTCAATATATGCACCTGTTAAGATTAAAACACATGCAGTTTTATTCTTATTACTCCCCCAGCTTCCCTCAAGCTGGAGTGCATCTATTTAGAACTCCTAGCTTGCTAAGTAGTAAGTACTGGCTGAAATAACTTTGGAGACAAAGCTTTTGTCAAAATGTCTGCCAATTGATTAGCAGACGAAACTGGTGATGGACGAattaagtcaatatctaccaaGATACCAAGCCCCAAAtcagaattttattttatttcagttcAATATATGCACTGGCAAAATTTGGGATGCATATGCTGATCAAACTCTTCAACAATATAACTAACACATAAATCTATAGCTTCATAGAGTCAAGCTATTAATGTTTCCGTGGAGTGATTTGCCAAATAGTCATATTTCCATTCAAATAGCCAACGCAACCAACATGCTATAATACGGAAGGAAtgcttaaatttatttattttggtgaACTACGAAGGatcaaaacaaacaacaaaacaGAACCCGACGTGCCAAGATACTGGAGAAATAATTAAATTACTGAGGCTTTGTTGCTGTTGCTACTATTTTAAGTTACTTTAGGGTCATTGTGATGGTTCAACATGATATTGTTCCATCTTTAGCTGCGAATTGGGATGAGAGAAATGCTTATTAAGTCTGATGAATGTAATCACAGATTACAGAAAGCTTGAAGAAGACGAAGcttgaagaagaaagaagaaagctcTATAGATAGGAAATCTGAATTACAATTGTTAACTGTTAACTAACCTAACCTCTCAATATATGCATCTGTTAAGATTAAAACACACGCCGTTTTCTTCTTATTACTCCCCCAGCTTCCCTCAAGCTGGAGTGCATATATTTAGAACTCCTAGCTTGCTAAGTAGTAAGTACTGGCTGAAATAACTTTGGAGACAAAGCTTTTGTCAAAATGTCTGCCAATTGATTAGCAGACGAAACTGGTGATGGACGAATTAAGTCAACATCTACCAAGATACCAAGCCCCAAATCAGAAAatgaaacaaaagaaaatgtCAACCTTATCTTTTGTTTTCTGACTCATTCACATCTGCACAacctaataaaaaataaaacaaaagtaACATCTGCATTCAGTAATAAAAAAACCAGTAGACAATATGTCCTCCATCAATCCTCTTGAGCATAAAAGCAAAACTAATAAAATTCCAAATGCAATCATTTTCCAGTTGATTATAAAATCAAATACTGGATCATAAGACTAATTAATACTGTCATGCATTGCACAAACTACAAACAGATCAAAGTACCAAAACATCTCTTCTTTACAAGGAAAGGGAACAAACACAAACTCTTTCTTCATTCAAAAAATCAATCATTTTCACATGAACTTTGCATATCCCTGCTGCTATCACTATCATATGTCTAAGAGGAAAATGTTCAGTTCTTGACTGAAAGACAATTAGGAGCTAGGAAAATGTTCATTTTCACATTAACTTCTGGCTCATATTTCAACAACTCCATCAATGTTATTCCTCCATGTTTGGAAAAAGTACGTCCTAATACAATTAGGAGCTAGGAATGTACTTTTTCTCCAATCTGAGCCCCAAATCATTTGCAAAAGAAAATATCAAAATAGAAGGCAACACCATCCaaaattacataaaattatatcTGACTGGTCATTCACGATTATAAACATGTTTATTGTATCACTCAATATCAAAGGCAAATTTAAAACACTAAATAAGGCAAAATTAGCGCTTAGAACTTCCAATTGCAAAATCAGAAGTGCTCAGTATAAAACTCAATCAAACCCACGCAGTAAAAATTATCTTCTGCAACATTTGattatatgtaaaaaaaaacactGTACAGCAAAACAAGATAAATGTTCACCTTTCAGAATAGCAGTGAGTTCCTTCTTCTCGCTCTCAAGTATCTTCTGCTCCTCGCTCACATTGCTCTCGCTCCGAGTTTCACTAGTACTGGTTCCAATCTCTCCAATATCAAAGACCTTACTGACCTTATCATCCTCCCCTTCCTCTAAGTTCCACATAGAGTGTCCTTCCGACGTCAGCCACTCGTTGTCTCCATGACCGGCAGCCCTCGCCTCATAATCTTTCTCAACTTCCTCAAATATACGACTTCCTTCGTCTCCATCTTCCTCCTCTAACCATGACCGCTCTTCAGTCGCTGGAGAATGAGAAATTCCGGCAACTCCGTCTTTGGAATCAAGGGCGAAAACTGAGTCTAACttatcatcatcttctccattgAGATTCCATGTGCTAGAGGCAGATACTTGGTCGCCGTTGTTGCCGTGATTGCTGGAAACCGAGTCTTTGGAATCAAGGGCGAATAATGAGTCTAActtatcatcatcatcttctccattgAGTTTCCATGTGCTAGAGGCAGAAACTTCGTCTCTGATATTGCCATTGCCGTTGCCGTTGCCGTGATTGCTGGAAAATGGTCTGAGAATGAAATTGGAATTAGATATGCGAGGAGGAACAGAAATTGAAGGAGACTTGGAATAGAGATTGGATAGTAGACGTATATGGGAAGATTTAGGGAGGAAACGAGAAAGCATTCTGGAAATGGAGATGGAGTTTGGTCACCACCGTAAGAGAGAAGGTTGTAGAAGTAGGGTTTTAGGACTTTCTAAGGCTGTATCCCGGTTCGACATTCACAATTGATAGTAAGCACTGCTATAGTTACTTTTTTACCCCCGTATagttcctttttattttattattttttatgttaggGGTTAACTTGTCCTGCCTTGATGGTTTATCTTCGGCTGGGTAAGATGACTCCTTGAAGACGATGATGGTTTAGCAAAGAAAGGAAGGGGAATTAAAAAACAATAGGTTTAGGGCTTCGGAAAACTACGCTGTTTGGAGATATGGCGTGTAAGTAGAGAAATCTCAATGACATGATTATGAAAGATAAAGGTATTTATATAAATTGATCCACTCcgaattatttatttatttatttttgaattactTGGTGAGATTTGTGAGATTTGTAATGTTGAATTACTTGGTGAGATTTGTGAGATTCTGTTGTAGTCTTTTGGTTTTgtttgttccacgaaggtcttagTTTAAACTGATTACTGAATTGCCTCAATAATTTTGTTTGCTGTTCACAATTTTTGAAGCAATCCGCTGTTTGTGAGAAGTTTCACTGTTCATTATTGACGAATCTGCTGCTTGCTAATGATTTCTGCAACACTT
The DNA window shown above is from Euphorbia lathyris chromosome 1, ddEupLath1.1, whole genome shotgun sequence and carries:
- the LOC136211085 gene encoding small ribosomal subunit protein uS9m-like → MLSRFLPKSSHIRLLSNLYSKSPSISVPPRISNSNFILRPFSSNHGNGNGNGNIRDEVSASSTWKLNGEDDDDKLDSLFALDSKDSVSSNHGNNGDQVSASSTWNLNGEDDDKLDSVFALDSKDGVAGISHSPATEERSWLEEEDGDEGSRIFEEVEKDYEARAAGHGDNEWLTSEGHSMWNLEEGEDDKVSKVFDIGEIGTSTSETRSESNVSEEQKILESEKKELTAILKGPNRAFGDLVAASGISDDMLDSLIALKDFEGIEGLPPLSQIEDMRYEKNTRKSARAEIERQKQEEVAKARVRQVDEKGRAYGTGRRKCSIARVWIQPGEGKFVVNDKQFDVYFPMLDHRAALLRPFSETKTLGLWDIDCTVKGGGVSGQVGAIQLGISRALQNWEPDLRPPLKTCGFLTRDPRVVERKKPGKAKARKSFQWVKR